The sequence AAACGAAATCGATTTGATTGGTCAGACCGCGCGCGGTCAGCGTGTTCCTGAGCGGGGTGGCGAGATTCGTTTCAAACTGTCCGCGCGTCCAGATCGCGTTGCCACCCGTCCAGTTGATGCGCACGATATTTTGTGGCGGGAGTTGCCGCTGTTCGGCGTAGTAATTGCCCAATTGTACGGAGTTGGTGCTGGTTTGATTCACGACCAGGGCGACGTTTAATCCACTTCCGGCAGCCCAAAGCGAGGAGGGCAGTGAGACGACTGAAAGAGTCGTCAGCAAAAAAATTACCAATTGTTTCACAGGCCCATCTTCGTCTTGAAAGGCAAATTCGTAAAGCGAGAGTCGAGGTCCAGTCGCCGTGCGCCACGGTGAATTTTCTTTACATCCAAAGCCGGCAATGGTATTGGGTTCTGTTTTCATGAAAATATTGCGACTTGTTTTATTTCTCACCTTTAGCCTCAGTGTCATCAGTCAGGCCCACGCCACCAACAGCGTCGCCCGCGTCTGGGACGAACGGGCGCTCGCCGCCATACGCGCCGACACGCCGCATCCGCCGGCACAGGCGCGCAATCTCTTCAGTCTTTCGGTTTGCATGTACGATGCTTGGGCGGCCTACGACAGCGTGGCGGTAGGTTATGTTTATCACGCCAAACATGCGGCCACGAATTTGTTGGCGGCCCGCAACGAAGCGATCAGCTACGCGGCTTACCGGATGCTCAAGGAACGCCATTTTTATTCCAAGACTTTCAGCAACACGCTCTATTTGGACGACGCGCAGATGACGGCGCTTGGCTACGACACCAATAATGTCTCGCGCGATACTTCCACGCCGGCGGGTGTTGGTAATTCTGTGTATGACGCCGTTTCCGCCTGGTTCATCAACGACGGCGCGCGGCAAACCAATGGCACACGGACAGCGCCTTACCCGGATTATCCGACCAATCAGGGTGGATACATTTATATCAATCCGCCGTTGGCCACTTCCCTGCCTGGCATTGACGATGGCTCTGAGGGCACAAACGGTCCCGGCCATACCGTGGTGGACATTAATCGCTGGCAGCGGTTGCAAGTCGTCAACGGAGTGGATCAAAACGGTTTTCCCACAGGCCCCATTCAAACTTACCTCGGTGCGCAATGGCTCGGGGTGCGGCCCTTTGCGCTGACCCGCACTGATCCGACGCTGTCTTGGATTGATCTGGCCGGGCCGCCGCCGCATCTCGGCGGAGTTGGTGATGCCGAGTTTAGAAACTCGGTAGTGGAAATGATTCGCAAAAGCAGTCAACTCACGCCCGACGACGGAGTGATGGTGGACATTTCGCCCACGGCTTTCGGAAACAATACTCTCGGCGCCAATGATGGCACCGGGCATCCCATCAATCCATACACAGGGCAACCCTATCCATCGAACCTGGTGAAACGCGGTGACTTCGCGCGCGTGCTCGCTGAATTCTGGGCGGACGGCCCCAGCTCCGAAACTCCGCCGGGCCATTGGAACGTGATCGCCAACAACGTGAGCGACAACACCAACTTCGTCAAACGCCTCGGTGGCACGGGTCCGGTGCTGAACGATCTGGAGTGGGATGTGAAGTTGTATTTCGCTTTGAACGCCGCCGTGCATGATGCGGCCTGCGCCGCCTGGTCGCTCAAACGCTACTACGACGGCTGGCGTCCAATCAGCGCGGTTCGTTACATGGCGTTGCAAGGTCAGTCCAGCGATCCGAGCAGCCCTTCGTATAACCCCAATGGTCTGCCGCTGATTCCGGAACTGATTGAACTCGTCACCAGCAACACGGTGGCGTCAGGTCGGCACGCTGGCCTGACCGTCGGCAAAATCGCAGTTTACAACTGGCCGGGCGGGCCTACCAACCCCGTCACGCAGCACAGTGGCGTCAAATGGATTCACGGCGAGAGTTGGGTGCCGTATCAAAAGGCCACCTTTGTCACCCCCGCTTTTCCCGGGTACATTTCGGGCCACAGCACGTTCAGTCGGTCAGCGGCGGAAGTTCTCGCGGCCATCACGGGCACGCCTTATTTTCCCGGTGGCCTCTTTGTGGCGGACATTGCGGTTGCGAACACATCGACGGGACTTGCTTTTGAAAACGGACCAAGCCAGCCCGTCCAGTTGCAGTGTGCGACCTATTACGATGCGGCGGATCAGGCTGGCATTTCCCGGATCTTTGGCGGCATTCATCCGCCGGCGGATGATTTTCCCGGTCGCCGCACCGGCGCGCAGTGTGGCAAAGGTGTTTGGGCGCTGGCGCAAAAGTATTTTGACGGGTCCATTGCCCAGGTGCCCTTCGCTCTGACCATCCGGCCTTTGGATCCCACGGGTTGTGAATTGCGCTTCGATACGGTGCGCGGTTTCTTCTACAAGCTGCAATCCACCTCAGACCTGCTCCAGTCATTTGCCGATGATCCGGCTGGATTTGTCCAGGCCTATGATACATCGATGGTCCGCACTGACAATGTCGCTAACTCCGCCAAGTTGTACCGCGTGCTCCGCGCCTCCGCGCCGTGAAGTGTCTTGAGGCAGACTGATGGACAATTTGGTGGGTTTTCGAGGCCCGCGTCACCCTTACCCTTTCAGGATTTGACAGCATAAAATCTAAAATCAAAAATAAGTTC is a genomic window of Verrucomicrobiota bacterium containing:
- a CDS encoding vanadium-dependent haloperoxidase, producing MKILRLVLFLTFSLSVISQAHATNSVARVWDERALAAIRADTPHPPAQARNLFSLSVCMYDAWAAYDSVAVGYVYHAKHAATNLLAARNEAISYAAYRMLKERHFYSKTFSNTLYLDDAQMTALGYDTNNVSRDTSTPAGVGNSVYDAVSAWFINDGARQTNGTRTAPYPDYPTNQGGYIYINPPLATSLPGIDDGSEGTNGPGHTVVDINRWQRLQVVNGVDQNGFPTGPIQTYLGAQWLGVRPFALTRTDPTLSWIDLAGPPPHLGGVGDAEFRNSVVEMIRKSSQLTPDDGVMVDISPTAFGNNTLGANDGTGHPINPYTGQPYPSNLVKRGDFARVLAEFWADGPSSETPPGHWNVIANNVSDNTNFVKRLGGTGPVLNDLEWDVKLYFALNAAVHDAACAAWSLKRYYDGWRPISAVRYMALQGQSSDPSSPSYNPNGLPLIPELIELVTSNTVASGRHAGLTVGKIAVYNWPGGPTNPVTQHSGVKWIHGESWVPYQKATFVTPAFPGYISGHSTFSRSAAEVLAAITGTPYFPGGLFVADIAVANTSTGLAFENGPSQPVQLQCATYYDAADQAGISRIFGGIHPPADDFPGRRTGAQCGKGVWALAQKYFDGSIAQVPFALTIRPLDPTGCELRFDTVRGFFYKLQSTSDLLQSFADDPAGFVQAYDTSMVRTDNVANSAKLYRVLRASAP